Proteins from a genomic interval of Leptospira kanakyensis:
- a CDS encoding lipoprotein LipL45: MKASKLTIMGLALLFTGLTVCKKPDAEVSEAPKKPADLSAVVVFAVGDSKIQHADQTEEKAHLGALLKSGDNVVTGDNGKVDIQFADGSSIRISPKSAIDFAKLSQDNSGTTDTQIALVSGKVFAKVNKAKKEDNFTVVTPTAIAGVRGTSFIVEAADGKPAKVKVVDGAVAFAPRVPALEKLSTEEISGNADLKKLQESLAKAEVILEKDQASTQSAKSADLAKSADIKTLDLSKAFKTSEKEKLVVENAKLTKNEEQEIKTIVTVDKKTAEEIVKLSESAQTEKLDELKKQEIDAKRQVIEQEVAKRQEEEKKKFEESLANQPKEFKSKKDIVNYYERIEKIVLVDGKTVIGAIINQENGQLIVHTENGVKKIDMDNVEEVIYDLQQKSKF; this comes from the coding sequence ATGAAAGCATCGAAACTAACCATAATGGGCCTTGCGCTTCTTTTTACTGGTCTTACAGTTTGTAAGAAACCAGACGCAGAAGTGTCTGAAGCACCTAAAAAACCAGCAGATTTATCTGCGGTAGTCGTATTTGCGGTAGGAGATTCAAAAATCCAACACGCAGACCAAACAGAAGAAAAAGCGCATCTTGGTGCTCTTTTGAAATCCGGGGATAACGTAGTCACAGGCGACAATGGAAAAGTAGACATCCAATTTGCGGATGGATCGAGCATTCGTATCTCTCCTAAGTCCGCGATTGACTTTGCAAAACTCTCCCAAGACAACTCTGGAACTACAGACACACAAATTGCTCTAGTTTCTGGAAAGGTATTTGCGAAAGTCAACAAAGCGAAGAAAGAAGACAACTTTACTGTCGTTACACCAACTGCGATTGCGGGTGTGCGCGGAACGTCTTTTATCGTAGAAGCTGCTGATGGAAAACCTGCGAAAGTAAAAGTAGTTGATGGCGCGGTTGCATTTGCTCCACGAGTTCCTGCTTTAGAAAAACTTTCTACAGAAGAAATTTCTGGAAATGCTGACTTGAAAAAACTCCAAGAATCTTTAGCGAAAGCGGAAGTTATCTTAGAGAAAGACCAAGCATCCACTCAGTCTGCGAAATCTGCTGACCTTGCAAAATCTGCTGATATCAAAACTTTGGATTTGTCTAAAGCATTCAAAACTTCTGAGAAAGAAAAACTCGTTGTTGAAAACGCTAAATTGACTAAAAACGAAGAACAAGAAATCAAAACCATCGTGACAGTTGATAAAAAAACTGCAGAGGAAATTGTAAAACTTAGCGAATCAGCTCAAACTGAAAAGTTAGATGAGTTGAAAAAACAAGAAATTGATGCTAAGAGACAAGTGATTGAGCAAGAAGTTGCAAAACGCCAAGAAGAAGAGAAGAAAAAATTCGAAGAGTCTTTGGCTAACCAACCGAAAGAATTTAAATCTAAAAAAGACATCGTAAACTACTACGAAAGAATTGAGAAAATCGTTCTTGTCGATGGTAAAACAGTGATTGGAGCAATCATCAACCAAGAAAACGGACAGTTGATTGTTCACACTGAAAATGGGGTCAAAAAAATTGATATGGACAATGTAGAAGAAGTCATTTACGACCTTCAACAAAAATCCAAATTCTAA